The Anaerolineales bacterium region GATAAAAAATAGGACCCCGAAAAGGACAACCGCTCCAAGAAAGAGCGCCCAGAAATTTTCCCCGCTTCTTTTCTCGACGGGTAACTGTGGAGGCGTTGGGAGCGGAGTCAGCGGCTGACGCGTGAACGTCACGTTGCCGGCATTGGTCTCGTTCAATTCTGTTCTATCATCCCAAATGCCGTTCTCTCTCAACAGGAATGCGGTCACTTGCCAGGCTTGTTCTGCCGTCAAACTGCCCGGATCCCAGAACGGCATAGCGGAACGGATGTAGGAATTCAACTGCGCCGCGTCCGTAAATTTGTATAACGCCCCAGAGCCGATCAGGCTGGGAATAAATTCCGGGATGGTGAAACCCTCTTCATAGGGGCGCTTACCATGACACCCGCTTTCCCAACAATATTGTTCTTCGGTCGGATACGTGGCGCGAAACT contains the following coding sequences:
- a CDS encoding c-type cytochrome, producing MSARSLIRLILISFGIALLLAGLFFNTGAVASSTTKIDASPTVDRLAEPTLPASPSQADVGAQVYWLSCLPCHGDKGQGLTDEFRATYPTEEQYCWESGCHGKRPYEEGFTIPEFIPSLIGSGALYKFTDAAQLNSYIRSAMPFWDPGSLTAEQAWQVTAFLLRENGIWDDRTELNETNAGNVTFTRQPLTPLPTPPQLPVEKRSGENFWALFLGAVVLFGVLFFILRRSRSAA